In Haloarcula halophila, a single window of DNA contains:
- a CDS encoding ABC transporter permease — translation MDPRESATIALRSIRSHKLRSTLTVIGVVIGIASVVTFATFGASVESEIVGGIADSGANNVYVFGQPNNEEGFDQALQPVFTESDIDNLGTIPGVETVVPRGRIPVNSVIHRGDTVSVQETTATTPDAVTNETLVAGRGFHTGENETVLNRAAVETTFEENVSVGDEITVQRTDQTWNLTVVGIVNGTRGELPVGNFGPQPEFYVPADPYYQAIVESPSANARQRAYPQLTVVSEPAETLSVTDAVERYLQAESDARQLAPDGVELVARTSGDFAEQISDVIQQITRFVTGIAVIALVVGAIGIANIMLVSVTERTREIGIMKAVGARNRDVMELFLLEATLLGTFGALLGLPLGLIVGWGATRYAEVGFAFAPFWSALAVGVGVLVGVVAGLYPAWRAARVDPIDALRYE, via the coding sequence ATGGACCCCAGAGAATCAGCTACCATCGCCCTGCGCTCGATCCGTTCACACAAGCTTCGCTCGACGCTGACGGTCATAGGCGTCGTCATCGGCATTGCCTCGGTCGTCACGTTCGCGACGTTCGGCGCGAGCGTCGAGTCCGAAATCGTCGGCGGTATCGCCGACTCCGGCGCAAACAACGTCTACGTGTTCGGCCAGCCGAACAACGAGGAAGGATTCGATCAGGCGCTGCAACCAGTGTTTACCGAGTCTGACATCGACAATCTCGGAACGATTCCGGGGGTGGAAACCGTCGTGCCGCGCGGGAGGATCCCAGTAAACTCGGTGATCCATCGGGGCGACACAGTGTCGGTCCAGGAGACGACGGCGACCACGCCCGACGCGGTCACGAACGAGACGCTCGTCGCCGGCCGCGGCTTCCACACTGGTGAAAACGAAACCGTCCTCAACCGAGCGGCGGTCGAGACAACCTTCGAGGAGAACGTCTCCGTCGGGGACGAAATTACCGTCCAGCGAACGGACCAGACATGGAACCTAACTGTCGTCGGCATCGTCAACGGAACCCGCGGCGAGCTTCCGGTTGGCAATTTCGGCCCACAGCCCGAGTTCTACGTTCCGGCCGACCCCTACTATCAGGCTATCGTCGAGAGTCCGTCGGCCAACGCCCGACAGCGAGCGTATCCACAACTCACTGTCGTCTCGGAGCCAGCCGAGACGCTGTCGGTTACCGACGCCGTCGAACGCTATTTGCAGGCGGAATCCGACGCTCGGCAGCTCGCCCCTGACGGGGTCGAACTGGTCGCTCGAACCAGCGGCGACTTCGCCGAGCAGATCAGCGATGTGATTCAGCAGATTACCCGATTCGTCACGGGGATTGCCGTCATCGCCTTGGTTGTCGGCGCGATCGGCATCGCCAACATCATGCTCGTCAGCGTAACCGAACGTACCCGGGAGATCGGGATTATGAAGGCCGTCGGCGCACGGAACCGCGACGTGATGGAGCTATTCTTGCTGGAAGCGACGTTGCTAGGCACTTTCGGGGCGTTACTCGGGCTCCCGCTGGGCCTGATCGTCGGTTGGGGTGCAACCCGGTACGCTGAGGTCGGCTTCGCGTTCGCACCCTTCTGGTCGGCGCTAGCCGTCGGCGTCGGCGTGCTGGTCGGCGTCGTCGCGGGCCTCTACCCGGCGTGGCGCGCCGCCCGCGTCGATCCGATCGACGCGCTCCGATACGAGTAG